From a single Anabas testudineus chromosome 5, fAnaTes1.2, whole genome shotgun sequence genomic region:
- the LOC117152851 gene encoding uncharacterized protein LOC117152851 isoform X2: MDRYLLLVFLMYNFSEIKSQALQSPKLTVNPAVITETDSVTLTCQPPSSVSVTQCYFYFMRRKPAKTFSCLKRLTGSEILMMTNRNSSATVEVTCFYLVVYQSPESSMSSITIIHSPQTVGVPSDPDNSVSTFLTSVNPTPGDIIIYSIFNLVNNVNISTVNFCMSLVTGEIVFAADTLTSADSSLLKPTSDDKIRVTLIRMIGAVMIVVVVLLGLTILFNKIGKNLELLTSTKLLF; the protein is encoded by the exons ATGGATCGATACCTGCTGTTAGTTTTCCTCATGT ATAACTTTTCTGAGATCAAATCACAAG CTCTTCAGTCTCCCAAACTGACAGTGAATCCAGCAGtgatcacagaaacagactcagtcACACTGACCTGTCAgcctccatcatctgtttctgtgactcAGTGTTATTTCTACTTTATGAGAAGAAAACCTGCCAAAACCTTCTCCTGTTTAAAGAGACTGACGGGATCTGAAATTCTGATGATGACAAATCGAAATTCATCTGCTACAGTTGAAGTGACATGTTTTTACCTTGTGGTATATCAGTCTCCAGAAAGTAGCATGTCCTCCATCACCATCATACACT caccTCAAACTGTTGGTGTGCCAAGTGACCCTGATAATTCTGTCTCAACTTTCCTAACATCTGTGAATCCAACACCAGGTGATATAATTATTTACTCAATTTTTAACcttgtaaataatgtaaacatttcTACTGTTAATTTTTGTATGTCTCTTGTTACTGGTGaaattgtttttgctgcagataCTTTGACCTCTGCGGACTCTTCCCTTTTGAAGCCAACATCTGATGATAAAATAAgag TGACGTTGATAAGGATGATTGGAGCAGTGATGATTGTTGTGGTTGTCCTTCTTGGCTTGACGATTCTCTTTAATAAAATTGGTAAGAATTTAGAACTATTAACCTCAacaaagttgttattttaa
- the LOC117152851 gene encoding uncharacterized protein LOC117152851 isoform X6 translates to MDRYLLLVFLMYNFSEIKSQALQSPKLTVNPAVITETDSVTLTCQPPSSVSVTQCYFYFMRRKPAKTFSCLKRLTGSEILMMTNRNSSATVEVTCFYLVVYQSPESSMSSITIIHSPQTVGVPSDPDNSVSTFLTSVNPTPDTLTSADSSLLKPTSDDKIRVTLIRMIGAVMIVVVVLLGLTILFNKIGKNLELLTSTKLLF, encoded by the exons ATGGATCGATACCTGCTGTTAGTTTTCCTCATGT ATAACTTTTCTGAGATCAAATCACAAG CTCTTCAGTCTCCCAAACTGACAGTGAATCCAGCAGtgatcacagaaacagactcagtcACACTGACCTGTCAgcctccatcatctgtttctgtgactcAGTGTTATTTCTACTTTATGAGAAGAAAACCTGCCAAAACCTTCTCCTGTTTAAAGAGACTGACGGGATCTGAAATTCTGATGATGACAAATCGAAATTCATCTGCTACAGTTGAAGTGACATGTTTTTACCTTGTGGTATATCAGTCTCCAGAAAGTAGCATGTCCTCCATCACCATCATACACT caccTCAAACTGTTGGTGTGCCAAGTGACCCTGATAATTCTGTCTCAACTTTCCTAACATCTGTGAATCCAACACCAG ataCTTTGACCTCTGCGGACTCTTCCCTTTTGAAGCCAACATCTGATGATAAAATAAgag TGACGTTGATAAGGATGATTGGAGCAGTGATGATTGTTGTGGTTGTCCTTCTTGGCTTGACGATTCTCTTTAATAAAATTGGTAAGAATTTAGAACTATTAACCTCAacaaagttgttattttaa
- the LOC117152851 gene encoding uncharacterized protein LOC117152851 isoform X7: MDRYLLLVFLMYNFSEIKSQALQSPKLTVNPAVITETDSVTLTCQPPSSVSVTQCYFYFMRRKPAKTFSCLKRLTGSEILMMTNRNSSATVEVTCFYLVVYQSPESSMSSITIIHSPQTVGVPSDPDNSVSTFLTSVNPTPDTLTSADSSLLKPTSDDKIRENCAFKRVPTAA, translated from the exons ATGGATCGATACCTGCTGTTAGTTTTCCTCATGT ATAACTTTTCTGAGATCAAATCACAAG CTCTTCAGTCTCCCAAACTGACAGTGAATCCAGCAGtgatcacagaaacagactcagtcACACTGACCTGTCAgcctccatcatctgtttctgtgactcAGTGTTATTTCTACTTTATGAGAAGAAAACCTGCCAAAACCTTCTCCTGTTTAAAGAGACTGACGGGATCTGAAATTCTGATGATGACAAATCGAAATTCATCTGCTACAGTTGAAGTGACATGTTTTTACCTTGTGGTATATCAGTCTCCAGAAAGTAGCATGTCCTCCATCACCATCATACACT caccTCAAACTGTTGGTGTGCCAAGTGACCCTGATAATTCTGTCTCAACTTTCCTAACATCTGTGAATCCAACACCAG ataCTTTGACCTCTGCGGACTCTTCCCTTTTGAAGCCAACATCTGATGATAAAATAAgag AGAATTGTGCTTTCAAGAG AGTGCCAACAGCTGCATAA
- the LOC117152851 gene encoding uncharacterized protein LOC117152851 isoform X4: protein MDRYLLLVFLMYNFSEIKSQALQSPKLTVNPAVITETDSVTLTCQPPSSVSVTQCYFYFMRRKPAKTFSCLKRLTGSEILMMTNRNSSATVEVTCFYLVVYQSPESSMSSITIIHSPQTVGVPSDPDNSVSTFLTSVNPTPDTLTSADSSLLKPTSDDKIRVSGTQSLLRFSPNSAYNKLGQKLAVRHYFSWLLQTHSANSQTVAAECKAWTEISC from the exons ATGGATCGATACCTGCTGTTAGTTTTCCTCATGT ATAACTTTTCTGAGATCAAATCACAAG CTCTTCAGTCTCCCAAACTGACAGTGAATCCAGCAGtgatcacagaaacagactcagtcACACTGACCTGTCAgcctccatcatctgtttctgtgactcAGTGTTATTTCTACTTTATGAGAAGAAAACCTGCCAAAACCTTCTCCTGTTTAAAGAGACTGACGGGATCTGAAATTCTGATGATGACAAATCGAAATTCATCTGCTACAGTTGAAGTGACATGTTTTTACCTTGTGGTATATCAGTCTCCAGAAAGTAGCATGTCCTCCATCACCATCATACACT caccTCAAACTGTTGGTGTGCCAAGTGACCCTGATAATTCTGTCTCAACTTTCCTAACATCTGTGAATCCAACACCAG ataCTTTGACCTCTGCGGACTCTTCCCTTTTGAAGCCAACATCTGATGATAAAATAAgag TTTCAGGGACTCAGTCTCTCCTCAGGTTCAGTCCGAACAGTGCCTACAACAAGCTAGGCCAAAAACTTGCAGTGCGCCATTATTTTTCCTGGCTGCTGCAGACTCACTCTGCAAACAGCCAAACAGTAGCAGCAGAGTGCAAAGCATGGACAGAGATTTCTTGTTGA
- the LOC117152851 gene encoding uncharacterized protein LOC117152851 isoform X5, which translates to MDRYLLLVFLMYNFSEIKSQALQSPKLTVNPAVITETDSVTLTCQPPSSVSVTQCYFYFMRRKPAKTFSCLKRLTGSEILMMTNRNSSATVEVTCFYLVVYQSPESSMSSITIIHSPQTVGVPSDPDNSVSTFLTSVNPTPGDIIIYSIFNLVNNVNISTVNFCMSLVTGEIVFAADTLTSADSSLLKPTSDDKIRENCAFKRVPTAA; encoded by the exons ATGGATCGATACCTGCTGTTAGTTTTCCTCATGT ATAACTTTTCTGAGATCAAATCACAAG CTCTTCAGTCTCCCAAACTGACAGTGAATCCAGCAGtgatcacagaaacagactcagtcACACTGACCTGTCAgcctccatcatctgtttctgtgactcAGTGTTATTTCTACTTTATGAGAAGAAAACCTGCCAAAACCTTCTCCTGTTTAAAGAGACTGACGGGATCTGAAATTCTGATGATGACAAATCGAAATTCATCTGCTACAGTTGAAGTGACATGTTTTTACCTTGTGGTATATCAGTCTCCAGAAAGTAGCATGTCCTCCATCACCATCATACACT caccTCAAACTGTTGGTGTGCCAAGTGACCCTGATAATTCTGTCTCAACTTTCCTAACATCTGTGAATCCAACACCAGGTGATATAATTATTTACTCAATTTTTAACcttgtaaataatgtaaacatttcTACTGTTAATTTTTGTATGTCTCTTGTTACTGGTGaaattgtttttgctgcagataCTTTGACCTCTGCGGACTCTTCCCTTTTGAAGCCAACATCTGATGATAAAATAAgag AGAATTGTGCTTTCAAGAG AGTGCCAACAGCTGCATAA
- the LOC117152851 gene encoding uncharacterized protein LOC117152851 isoform X3 — MDRYLLLVFLMYNFSEIKSQALQSPKLTVNPAVITETDSVTLTCQPPSSVSVTQCYFYFMRRKPAKTFSCLKRLTGSEILMMTNRNSSATVEVTCFYLVVYQSPESSMSSITIIHSPQTVGVPSDPDNSVSTFLTSVNPTPGDIIIYSIFNLVNNVNISTVNFCMSLVTGEIVFAADTLTSADSSLLKPTSDDKIRVTLIRMIGAVMIVVVVLLGLTILFNKIENCAFKRVPTAA, encoded by the exons ATGGATCGATACCTGCTGTTAGTTTTCCTCATGT ATAACTTTTCTGAGATCAAATCACAAG CTCTTCAGTCTCCCAAACTGACAGTGAATCCAGCAGtgatcacagaaacagactcagtcACACTGACCTGTCAgcctccatcatctgtttctgtgactcAGTGTTATTTCTACTTTATGAGAAGAAAACCTGCCAAAACCTTCTCCTGTTTAAAGAGACTGACGGGATCTGAAATTCTGATGATGACAAATCGAAATTCATCTGCTACAGTTGAAGTGACATGTTTTTACCTTGTGGTATATCAGTCTCCAGAAAGTAGCATGTCCTCCATCACCATCATACACT caccTCAAACTGTTGGTGTGCCAAGTGACCCTGATAATTCTGTCTCAACTTTCCTAACATCTGTGAATCCAACACCAGGTGATATAATTATTTACTCAATTTTTAACcttgtaaataatgtaaacatttcTACTGTTAATTTTTGTATGTCTCTTGTTACTGGTGaaattgtttttgctgcagataCTTTGACCTCTGCGGACTCTTCCCTTTTGAAGCCAACATCTGATGATAAAATAAgag TGACGTTGATAAGGATGATTGGAGCAGTGATGATTGTTGTGGTTGTCCTTCTTGGCTTGACGATTCTCTTTAATAAAATTG AGAATTGTGCTTTCAAGAG AGTGCCAACAGCTGCATAA
- the LOC117152851 gene encoding uncharacterized protein LOC117152851 isoform X1, translated as MDRYLLLVFLMYNFSEIKSQALQSPKLTVNPAVITETDSVTLTCQPPSSVSVTQCYFYFMRRKPAKTFSCLKRLTGSEILMMTNRNSSATVEVTCFYLVVYQSPESSMSSITIIHSPQTVGVPSDPDNSVSTFLTSVNPTPGDIIIYSIFNLVNNVNISTVNFCMSLVTGEIVFAADTLTSADSSLLKPTSDDKIRVSGTQSLLRFSPNSAYNKLGQKLAVRHYFSWLLQTHSANSQTVAAECKAWTEISC; from the exons ATGGATCGATACCTGCTGTTAGTTTTCCTCATGT ATAACTTTTCTGAGATCAAATCACAAG CTCTTCAGTCTCCCAAACTGACAGTGAATCCAGCAGtgatcacagaaacagactcagtcACACTGACCTGTCAgcctccatcatctgtttctgtgactcAGTGTTATTTCTACTTTATGAGAAGAAAACCTGCCAAAACCTTCTCCTGTTTAAAGAGACTGACGGGATCTGAAATTCTGATGATGACAAATCGAAATTCATCTGCTACAGTTGAAGTGACATGTTTTTACCTTGTGGTATATCAGTCTCCAGAAAGTAGCATGTCCTCCATCACCATCATACACT caccTCAAACTGTTGGTGTGCCAAGTGACCCTGATAATTCTGTCTCAACTTTCCTAACATCTGTGAATCCAACACCAGGTGATATAATTATTTACTCAATTTTTAACcttgtaaataatgtaaacatttcTACTGTTAATTTTTGTATGTCTCTTGTTACTGGTGaaattgtttttgctgcagataCTTTGACCTCTGCGGACTCTTCCCTTTTGAAGCCAACATCTGATGATAAAATAAgag TTTCAGGGACTCAGTCTCTCCTCAGGTTCAGTCCGAACAGTGCCTACAACAAGCTAGGCCAAAAACTTGCAGTGCGCCATTATTTTTCCTGGCTGCTGCAGACTCACTCTGCAAACAGCCAAACAGTAGCAGCAGAGTGCAAAGCATGGACAGAGATTTCTTGTTGA